In one window of Leptolyngbya sp. CCY15150 DNA:
- a CDS encoding M42 family peptidase, with the protein MTDRDRLFQVIETLVMHHSPSGAEGEIDGYLRAQFTALGLDCWQDPAGNVIARVAGQDSSRAIAITAHKDEIGGLVKTIDAEGRVRVGKLGGAFPWVYGEGVVDLLGDRHTVSGILSFGSRHVSHESPQKVLQDDQTVRWQDAWVETKRTPEELAAAGIHPGTRMVIGKHRKRPFRLQDHIASYTLDNKASLAILLGLGEGLRSPAVDVYLVASAKEEVGAIGALYFTQHFAQSFSQRLLQSLDQDDTVPRNTLEAIARQIAQSQTLDALIALEICPLSLEYPVQDGPAPVLLVQDGYGIYDDGLNQELQQAAIAAQIPLQLAALSGFGSDASIAMKNGHVGRAACLSFPTENTHGYEIAHLDAIAHCITILQHYCESLG; encoded by the coding sequence ATGACCGATCGCGATCGCCTCTTCCAGGTCATCGAAACCCTGGTGATGCACCATTCCCCCAGCGGCGCTGAGGGTGAGATTGATGGCTATTTGCGAGCGCAGTTCACCGCCCTCGGGCTCGACTGTTGGCAGGATCCAGCCGGAAATGTGATCGCCCGCGTGGCCGGGCAGGATTCTAGCCGGGCGATCGCCATCACTGCCCATAAGGACGAAATTGGCGGCTTGGTGAAAACCATTGACGCCGAGGGACGGGTACGGGTGGGCAAGCTCGGCGGTGCCTTTCCCTGGGTCTATGGGGAGGGCGTGGTGGATCTTTTGGGCGATCGCCACACCGTCAGCGGCATCCTCAGCTTTGGATCACGCCATGTGTCCCACGAATCACCCCAAAAGGTGCTCCAGGACGATCAGACTGTCCGCTGGCAAGATGCCTGGGTGGAAACCAAGCGTACCCCCGAGGAGCTGGCGGCCGCGGGCATCCATCCCGGCACCCGCATGGTGATCGGCAAGCACCGCAAGCGCCCCTTTCGCCTGCAGGATCACATCGCCAGCTACACCCTAGACAACAAGGCATCGCTAGCCATTTTGCTGGGCTTGGGCGAAGGCCTGCGATCGCCCGCCGTGGATGTCTACCTCGTTGCTTCCGCGAAGGAAGAAGTGGGCGCGATCGGGGCGCTGTACTTCACCCAGCACTTCGCCCAAAGCTTCAGCCAGCGGCTGCTCCAGTCTCTCGATCAAGACGACACCGTCCCCCGCAATACCCTAGAAGCGATCGCCCGGCAGATTGCCCAGTCTCAAACCCTCGACGCCCTGATTGCCTTAGAAATTTGCCCCCTGTCGCTGGAATATCCGGTGCAGGATGGGCCAGCCCCGGTGCTGCTGGTGCAGGACGGCTACGGGATCTATGACGATGGGCTCAACCAAGAGCTGCAACAGGCGGCGATCGCTGCCCAGATCCCCCTGCAGCTCGCGGCCCTCAGCGGCTTTGGCAGTGATGCCTCCATCGCCATGAAAAACGGTCACGTGGGGCGGGCCGCCTGCCTGAGCTTTCCCACCGAAAACACCCACGGCTACGAGATCGCCCACCTGGATGCGATCGCCCATTGCATCACCATCCTGCAGCATTATTGCGAGTCGTTAGGGTAG
- a CDS encoding sucrose synthase — translation MSELIQAVLDSNERTDLRQFASELRKRDQRYLLRNDILTAFSDYCNTYDRSEDFRQQSHLSKLIYYVQEIILEQESLCLIIRPKIANEQAYWVFEDLTIEPMTPQDLLDLRDRFVNRHHPQEGDVLEIDFEPFYDYSPAIRDSKNIGKGVDYLNRFMSSKLFQDPTQWLEALYKFLSLHRHNGTQLLINGRIQSQQQLSSQIKRAINFVSRYDTNEPYNKFRFELQELGFEPGWGNTAGRVRETLDMLDSLIDSPDHQALETFISRIPMIFRVVLLSPHGWFGQEGVLGRPDTGGQVVYVLDQVRSIEQQLQEEISLAGLDVQSAYPKVIVLTRLLPNCEDTLCNQRLEKIHATHNAWILRVPFREFNPKYTQNWISRFEIWPYLETFAIDAERELLAEFQGKPDLIIGNYSDGNLVSFLLARRLKVTQCIIAHALEKSKYLFSNLYWQDLEEQYHFSIQFTADLIAMNSANFVVSSTYQEIVGTKESVGQYESYHRFTMPELYHVVNGIDLFSPKFNVVPPGVNETVYFPYHRSEDRVPGDRDRLDKLLFTDNDPAAIFGTLDDPNKRPLFSMARLDRIKNLTGLAECFGKSEALQEQCNLILIAGKLRTEDSTDREEISEIEKLYHIIDQYNLQGKIRWLGVRLPKTDSGEVYRVIADRQGIFVQPALFEAFGLTILEAMISGLPTFGTRFGGPLEIIQDKHNGFYINPTHHEDMAEVILDFLSKCEHKPDYWKEISQRGIDRVYSTYTWKIHATKLLSLSKIYGFWNYTSQENREDMLRYIEMLFHLLYKPMAKSLLEKHMQA, via the coding sequence ATGTCCGAATTGATCCAAGCCGTCCTAGACAGCAACGAACGTACCGACCTACGTCAGTTTGCCAGCGAACTGCGGAAACGAGACCAGCGCTACCTGCTGCGCAACGATATTCTCACCGCCTTCTCAGACTATTGCAACACCTACGACAGGTCAGAGGACTTTCGTCAGCAGTCTCACCTCAGCAAACTCATCTACTATGTCCAGGAAATCATCCTAGAGCAGGAGAGCCTTTGTTTAATCATCCGCCCCAAAATTGCCAACGAGCAGGCCTATTGGGTCTTTGAAGACCTAACGATTGAACCGATGACGCCCCAGGACTTGCTAGACCTACGCGATCGCTTCGTCAACCGCCACCATCCCCAAGAGGGAGACGTCCTAGAAATCGACTTCGAACCTTTCTACGACTACTCCCCCGCCATCCGCGACTCAAAAAATATCGGCAAGGGCGTAGACTACCTGAACCGGTTTATGTCGAGTAAGCTCTTCCAGGATCCCACCCAGTGGCTAGAGGCGCTGTATAAATTCCTCAGCCTGCACCGCCATAACGGCACCCAACTGCTGATTAATGGTCGCATCCAATCCCAGCAGCAGCTTTCCAGCCAAATTAAGCGCGCCATTAACTTTGTCAGTCGCTATGACACCAACGAACCCTACAACAAATTCCGATTTGAGCTGCAGGAACTAGGGTTTGAACCCGGCTGGGGCAACACCGCAGGACGGGTGCGCGAAACCTTAGACATGCTGGACAGCCTGATCGACTCCCCCGACCACCAAGCCCTAGAAACCTTCATCTCGCGGATTCCCATGATCTTCCGCGTGGTGTTGCTGTCTCCCCATGGCTGGTTTGGCCAAGAAGGGGTGCTGGGCCGCCCCGATACCGGCGGACAGGTGGTCTATGTGCTGGATCAAGTGCGCAGTATCGAGCAGCAGCTTCAGGAAGAGATTAGCCTGGCGGGTCTGGATGTGCAATCGGCCTATCCCAAGGTGATTGTGCTGACGCGCCTGCTGCCCAACTGCGAAGATACGCTGTGTAACCAACGGCTGGAGAAAATCCACGCCACCCACAACGCCTGGATTCTGCGGGTTCCGTTCCGGGAATTTAATCCCAAGTACACCCAAAACTGGATCTCGCGCTTTGAGATTTGGCCCTATTTAGAAACCTTTGCCATTGATGCCGAACGGGAGCTGCTGGCGGAGTTTCAAGGCAAGCCCGATTTGATTATCGGCAACTACTCAGATGGCAACCTCGTCAGCTTCCTGCTGGCCCGACGGCTCAAGGTAACTCAGTGCATCATTGCCCATGCCCTCGAAAAGTCGAAATATCTGTTCAGCAACCTCTATTGGCAGGATCTAGAAGAGCAGTATCACTTCTCCATCCAGTTCACGGCCGATCTGATTGCCATGAACTCCGCCAACTTTGTGGTTAGCAGTACCTACCAAGAAATTGTAGGCACGAAGGAAAGTGTGGGTCAATACGAGTCCTACCATCGCTTCACCATGCCGGAGCTGTACCACGTGGTGAATGGCATTGATCTGTTTAGCCCCAAATTTAACGTGGTGCCGCCGGGCGTCAATGAAACCGTCTATTTCCCCTATCACCGCAGCGAAGATCGAGTGCCGGGCGATCGCGATCGCCTCGACAAGCTCCTGTTTACCGACAACGATCCAGCCGCCATCTTCGGCACCCTAGATGACCCTAACAAGCGTCCTCTGTTCTCCATGGCCCGGCTGGATCGGATCAAAAATCTCACCGGCTTAGCAGAATGTTTTGGCAAAAGCGAAGCCCTCCAAGAACAGTGCAATTTGATCCTGATTGCCGGTAAGCTGCGCACCGAGGATTCCACCGATCGCGAAGAAATCAGCGAAATTGAGAAGCTGTATCACATCATTGATCAGTACAATCTGCAGGGGAAAATACGCTGGCTAGGGGTGCGGCTACCTAAGACCGATTCGGGGGAAGTCTATCGCGTCATTGCCGATCGCCAAGGCATCTTCGTGCAGCCTGCCCTGTTTGAAGCCTTTGGTCTCACCATTTTGGAAGCGATGATCTCCGGATTACCCACCTTCGGCACCCGGTTTGGTGGGCCGCTGGAAATTATCCAAGACAAGCACAACGGGTTTTACATTAACCCCACCCACCACGAAGACATGGCGGAGGTCATTCTCGACTTCCTATCGAAGTGTGAGCATAAACCCGACTATTGGAAAGAGATCTCCCAGCGGGGCATCGACCGGGTCTACAGTACCTACACCTGGAAGATCCACGCCACCAAACTCCTCTCGCTCTCCAAAATCTACGGCTTCTGGAACTACACCTCTCAAGAAAACCGCGAAGATATGCTGCGGTACATTGAAATGCTGTTCCACCTGCTCTACAAACCCATGGCGAAGAGCCTGTTGGAAAAACATATGCAGGCGTAA
- a CDS encoding pentapeptide repeat-containing protein: MERFPVGRNLRQVVVRFQAMGQVLRQQWHRLGAIALVGILGGAIALTFYPGKAWAEDYTKQNLVDSDFSHRVLTDSSFTKANLRNSDLSYSDLRGVSFFGANLENTNLEGADLSYATLDTARLVRSNLTNAVLEGAFAFNTKFDGATISGADFTDVLLRGDVQEQLCDMASGTNPTTGRDTRESLSCY; this comes from the coding sequence ATGGAACGTTTTCCAGTAGGTCGAAATCTCCGACAAGTGGTTGTCCGTTTTCAGGCCATGGGGCAGGTTCTTCGTCAGCAATGGCACCGATTAGGGGCGATCGCCCTGGTGGGAATCTTAGGGGGAGCGATCGCCCTAACCTTTTATCCTGGTAAGGCTTGGGCAGAAGACTACACCAAGCAAAACCTAGTGGATTCAGATTTTTCCCATCGTGTTTTGACGGACTCTAGTTTTACCAAAGCCAATCTGCGTAACAGTGATCTCAGCTATTCAGACCTGCGTGGGGTTAGCTTTTTTGGCGCAAACTTAGAAAACACAAATCTAGAAGGTGCGGATCTTAGCTACGCGACCCTCGATACGGCTCGTCTAGTCCGCTCGAATTTGACCAACGCGGTACTCGAAGGTGCCTTTGCCTTTAATACAAAGTTTGATGGTGCCACCATTAGCGGGGCAGATTTCACCGATGTGCTGCTGCGGGGCGATGTTCAGGAACAGCTTTGTGACATGGCGTCAGGCACCAATCCCACCACCGGACGCGATACCCGCGAAAGTTTGAGCTGTTATTAA
- a CDS encoding CBS domain-containing protein yields MPITVAEVMSRDPITVNPNSPLKEAIQILAERHISGLPVVDDQGKLVGVISESDLMWQQTGVTPPAYIMLLDSVIYLENPARYDRELHKALGQTVGEVMTKESVTVPPSKPLNAAAQLMHERHVRRLPVVDSDGTLVGILTRGDIIRHMASQD; encoded by the coding sequence ATGCCCATAACCGTCGCCGAGGTCATGAGTCGGGATCCGATCACGGTCAATCCCAACTCTCCCCTCAAAGAAGCAATTCAAATTTTGGCGGAGCGCCACATTAGTGGATTGCCCGTGGTTGACGATCAGGGCAAACTGGTCGGCGTCATTTCCGAAAGCGATCTGATGTGGCAGCAAACGGGGGTGACCCCGCCCGCCTATATCATGCTGCTGGATAGCGTCATCTATCTCGAAAATCCAGCTCGCTACGACCGCGAACTCCACAAAGCCTTGGGGCAAACCGTGGGCGAAGTCATGACCAAAGAAAGTGTCACCGTGCCGCCCAGTAAGCCACTGAATGCCGCCGCCCAGCTCATGCACGAGCGCCATGTACGTCGCCTACCCGTGGTAGACAGTGACGGCACCTTGGTCGGCATTTTGACCCGAGGTGACATCATTCGCCATATGGCTAGCCAAGACTAG
- the queF gene encoding preQ(1) synthase, whose protein sequence is MTNPASSSTTVDHQPNTQATAQNDEPKYGEREIAEGNLITFPNPRPGRRYTIAISLPEFTCKCPFSGYPDFATIYVTYVPNQRVVELKAIKLYINSYRDRYISHEESVNQILDDLVAACDPLEMTIKGDFTPRGNVHTVVEVHHQKPAQ, encoded by the coding sequence ATGACTAACCCTGCATCTAGCTCCACCACCGTAGACCATCAACCCAACACCCAAGCTACGGCCCAAAACGATGAACCCAAGTATGGAGAACGGGAAATCGCCGAAGGCAACCTGATTACCTTCCCCAACCCCCGTCCCGGCCGCCGCTATACCATTGCCATCAGCCTGCCGGAATTTACCTGCAAATGTCCGTTTTCCGGCTATCCCGACTTTGCCACCATCTACGTCACCTATGTACCCAACCAGCGGGTGGTGGAACTGAAGGCCATTAAGCTCTATATCAACAGCTATCGCGATCGCTACATCTCCCACGAAGAATCGGTGAACCAGATTTTGGACGATTTAGTCGCCGCCTGCGATCCCCTAGAGATGACCATCAAGGGCGACTTCACCCCTCGCGGTAACGTGCATACCGTGGTGGAAGTTCATCACCAAAAGCCAGCCCAATGA
- a CDS encoding SRPBCC family protein yields MMNFSRSSLIQAPASTVWEFHERPDVLDLLTPPWQAVSVVRREGGLGVGAESEFQLFLGPIPLRWLARHTACDLYEEFIDEQVTGPFAYWQHRHQFKAEGDHTRLTDAIAFSLPGGWVSDLMGGWFVQAQLDRLFAYRHQVTQRYCEL; encoded by the coding sequence ATGATGAACTTTTCCCGTTCCAGTCTGATCCAAGCCCCCGCCAGCACCGTTTGGGAGTTCCACGAACGCCCTGATGTGCTAGACCTGCTCACCCCGCCCTGGCAGGCCGTGTCTGTAGTGCGGCGTGAGGGCGGCCTGGGGGTGGGTGCGGAAAGTGAATTTCAGCTTTTCCTGGGGCCCATTCCCCTGCGCTGGCTGGCCCGCCATACCGCCTGCGATCTCTACGAAGAATTTATCGACGAACAGGTCACCGGCCCCTTCGCCTACTGGCAACATCGCCATCAGTTCAAAGCCGAGGGCGATCATACTCGGCTCACGGATGCGATCGCCTTTTCCCTACCCGGCGGTTGGGTTAGCGATCTCATGGGCGGTTGGTTTGTCCAAGCCCAGCTTGATCGATTATTCGCCTACCGGCATCAGGTCACCCAGCGCTACTGCGAGCTGTAG
- a CDS encoding YraN family protein translates to MGDDSKQQDRAALGDRGERLVAQWLIQEGWTILQRRWRCQWGELDLVAYRSDGRSRGTLSFVEVKTRSTGNWDADGRLAITPGKKIKLGRAAELFLSRYPHLSDMDCRFDVALVLRRSPPVNAKQPDAKQHRPISPGSADGQTSQPVSIQLGIPVIYDNDWLTLDYIVNAFDEGL, encoded by the coding sequence ATGGGAGATGACAGCAAGCAGCAAGACCGAGCAGCATTAGGCGATCGCGGTGAACGCTTGGTAGCCCAGTGGCTGATCCAAGAAGGTTGGACGATTTTACAGCGGCGCTGGCGCTGCCAATGGGGTGAGCTAGACCTAGTGGCCTATCGCTCCGACGGACGCAGCCGTGGCACCCTATCCTTCGTGGAAGTGAAAACCCGCAGCACTGGCAACTGGGATGCCGACGGACGATTGGCGATCACCCCTGGCAAGAAAATTAAACTGGGCCGAGCCGCAGAGCTGTTTCTATCCCGCTATCCTCACCTGAGCGATATGGACTGCCGCTTTGATGTTGCCCTTGTCCTGCGGCGATCGCCCCCTGTTAACGCAAAACAGCCAGATGCAAAACAGCACCGCCCGATCTCTCCAGGCAGTGCTGATGGTCAAACCAGTCAACCAGTCTCTATTCAACTTGGGATACCGGTCATCTACGACAACGACTGGCTCACCCTAGATTACATCGTCAATGCTTTTGATGAGGGCTTGTGA
- the queA gene encoding tRNA preQ1(34) S-adenosylmethionine ribosyltransferase-isomerase QueA encodes MTYDSLATPPPVPSNPSNDLDRSLSAYDYHLPEERIAQNPVVPRDRSRLLVVNSTTTHEHQHFYNLPQWLKPGDLLVLNNTRVLPARLYGRKPGGAAAEILLLEERGVNQWLALVRPGRRLRPGAQITFGNPDQDPSLTLVGTIQEVDPETSGRIIEFQTPPGRSLLSLLDDLGKIPLPPYITESTAEPEQYQTVYAERPGAVAAPTAGLHFTPELFETLQSAGINHTYLTLHVGVGTFRPVEAEVITNHQMHGEWLDISPETVEAIARTKAQGGRVFAVGTTVVRALEGAAQSGHLQPFSGKTNLFIYPGYTWQVVDGMITNFHLPKSSLMMLVSALIGRERLLSLYQDAIAQAYRFYSFGDAMLILPEARIDASPDLAPPL; translated from the coding sequence ATGACCTACGACAGTTTGGCCACGCCACCACCTGTGCCATCAAACCCATCTAATGACCTGGATCGATCGCTCTCGGCCTATGATTACCACCTTCCGGAGGAGCGAATTGCCCAAAATCCAGTCGTCCCCCGCGATCGCTCTCGGCTGCTCGTAGTCAACTCGACCACCACCCATGAGCATCAGCATTTCTACAACTTACCGCAGTGGTTAAAACCTGGGGACTTACTGGTACTCAACAATACCCGTGTGCTGCCCGCCCGTCTCTATGGCCGCAAACCCGGTGGGGCGGCGGCGGAAATTTTACTCTTGGAGGAACGGGGGGTGAACCAATGGCTCGCCCTGGTGCGCCCCGGACGGCGGCTGCGCCCCGGTGCCCAGATCACCTTTGGCAATCCCGACCAAGATCCGTCCTTAACCCTCGTCGGCACGATCCAAGAGGTCGATCCCGAAACCAGCGGGCGGATTATTGAATTTCAAACCCCACCAGGGCGATCGCTGCTGTCGCTCCTCGATGACCTGGGCAAGATTCCCCTACCGCCCTACATCACCGAAAGCACCGCCGAGCCCGAGCAATATCAAACCGTCTACGCCGAGCGTCCGGGAGCCGTTGCCGCGCCCACGGCTGGTCTGCACTTTACCCCAGAACTCTTCGAAACCCTACAATCCGCTGGCATTAACCATACCTACCTGACGCTGCATGTGGGCGTGGGCACCTTTCGCCCCGTGGAGGCGGAGGTGATCACCAACCACCAAATGCATGGCGAGTGGCTGGATATTTCCCCAGAAACCGTGGAGGCGATCGCCCGCACGAAGGCCCAAGGCGGCCGCGTTTTTGCAGTGGGAACAACGGTGGTGCGGGCCCTTGAAGGGGCAGCCCAATCGGGGCACCTACAGCCTTTCTCCGGCAAAACCAATTTATTTATCTATCCCGGCTACACCTGGCAGGTGGTTGACGGCATGATTACCAACTTCCACTTGCCCAAATCAAGCTTGATGATGCTAGTCAGCGCCTTAATTGGCCGCGAACGGCTGCTGTCGCTCTACCAAGACGCGATCGCCCAAGCCTACCGCTTTTATTCCTTTGGGGATGCCATGCTGATCTTGCCCGAAGCCCGCATAGATGCATCTCCTGACCTAGCCCCACCCCTGTGA